A section of the Euwallacea fornicatus isolate EFF26 chromosome 12, ASM4011564v1, whole genome shotgun sequence genome encodes:
- the LOC136342712 gene encoding uncharacterized protein has protein sequence MPILLSRQHSITSLAAIVEKCQRQPNQSALEYDLQLKHTQLELILLSKPPKPPVPPKPARDVSKSPVLSKGSSTAADEGFESDIDTISLISCENETFVIDKPKPSLAETDSANGGSGTESETETERTNTLTQKNVNSIKESFERQAGCFRERETFDLADCVCYSDVTHPHVLIFVIKDETLVFKFDQLERLQTFYANFTALKAVANQKAYTSATKYNLLQRIDHNGVTHIEIKKQNHHGPSGIISINASSSKGNESPITRSGNLRQRTESKLIDELVNDSRFSSRSDLDVQKRKVVRSSSIEDVLSLDSKESDLVKDVRVRGLRKVWNSAEDLLDCDIPRRPERRRKKKPAPLPPPYSPSLPEKTEDVFSGQFVRVSVSTERLKDFASSERNRLVIKSTANEPHPKKLGQNFNVLGRSNLSSLLKPNTNSQPRKYIPPQENATLNRVQKPPLFEKNTSNSWTNSVPRILKKGSRSKSETRSSSHNFQPMAYRYIDTTSDYPYNNAMFLATLRPKTQPSETQLTTQPRISFAYNNAPRQNLESTMGNRVFGLTPKIKDFGGKGEASQGGSTKWSSSSDLRYLDKEGVNLKSSIKHGEATTAKKKNEKKVTFSAYTTVQVV, from the exons ATGCCGATTCTACTCTCACGGCAGCATTCCATAACCTCCTTGGCCGCTATAGTGGAGAAATGCCAGCGGCAGCCCAACCAGTCGGCCCTAGAGTACGACCTCCAACTTAAACATACCCAGTTGGAGTTGATTCTCCTCTCCAAACCGCCCAAGCCTCCGGTGCCACCCAAGCCTGCGCGAGATGTCTCCAAATCTCCCGTTCTGTCCAAAGGGTCAAGCACCGCCGCTGATGAAGGCTTCGAGAGTGACATCGACACTATTTCTCTGATCAGTTGCGAGAATGAGACCTTCGTTATCGATAAGCCGAAGCCGTCTCTAGCTGAGACCGATAGTGCCAACGGGGGGTCAGGAACCGAAAGTGAGACAGAGACTGAGAGGACCAACACTCTCACACAGAAGAATGTTAACTCaattaaagaaagtttcgAGAGACAGGCCGGATGTTTTCGAGAGAGGGAAACCTTCGATTTGGCCGACTGTGTTTGCTACTCCGATGTGACGCATCCTCATGTCCTGATTTTTGTCATAAAAGACGAGACTCTGGTGTTCAAGTTCGATCAGTTGGAGAGGCTGCAGACGTTTTACGCTAACTTCACAGCCCTCAAGGCTGTTGCCAATCAGAAAGCCTACACTTCCGCTACCAAATACAACCTGCTCCAACGTATTGACCACAATGGCGTAACTCACATAGAGATCAAGAAGCAAAACCATCACGGCCCTTCTGGGATCATCTCCATTAACGCTTCATCTTCTAAGGGCAACGAGAGTCCAATAACACGGAGCGGGAATTTGAGGCAGAGAACTGAGAGTAAGCTGATCGATGAGCTGGTGAACGACAGCAGGTTTAGTTCTAGGAGCGATTTGGATGTACAGAAGAGGAAGGTGGTTAGGAGTAGTTCTATAGAAGACGTTTTAAGTTTAGATAGTAAGGAGAGTGATCTAGTCAAAGATGTTCGAGTGAGAGGATTACGGAAAGTGTGGAATTCAGCTGAGGATCTTTTAG ACTGCGATATTCCTCGTCGGCCTGAGCGCCGAAGAAAAAAGAAGCCCGCCCCTTTACCACCTCCTTACAGCCCTTCGTTGCCCGAGAAGACTGAAGATGTCTTCAGCGGTCAATTTGTCCGTGTCAGCGTCAGCACTGAGCGCCTCAAAGACTTTGCATCTTCTGAGCGGAACCGATTAGTAATCAAGAGCACCGCCAACGAACCTCATCCCAAGAAACTCGGCCAAAACTTCAACGTCCTCGGCAGAAGTAATCTGTCGTCCTTGCTCAAGCCCAACACTAACTCGCAACCGAGGAAATACATTCCTCCCCAGGAAAATGCGACTTTGAACAGAGTGCAAAAACCGCCGTTGTTTGAAAAGAACACTAGTAACTCCTGGACCAATTCAGTCCCTCGAATCTTGAAAAAAGGCTCGAGAAGTAAGAGCGAGACGCGTTCGAGCTCTCACAATTTCCAGCCGATGGCTTATAGGTACATTGACACCACTTCAGATTACCCTTACAACAATGCCATGTTCTTGGCGACTTTAAGGCCCAAAACGCAACCGTCGGAGACGCAACTCACCACTCAACCTCGCATTTCGTTTGCCTACAACAATGCACCGAGGCAGAACCTTGAAAGCACCATGGGAAACCGAGTGTTTGGCTTGACACCGAAAATCAAGGACTTTGGCGGGAAAGGGGAGGCGAGCCAGGGAGGTAGTACTAAATGGTCGAGTTCAAGCgatttgaggtatttggacaAGGAAGGGGT